In a genomic window of Candidatus Reconcilbacillus cellulovorans:
- a CDS encoding cysteine desulfurase NifS, which produces MRELYFDHAATTPPREEVVAVYAEVMRSYVGNPSSLHRLGAEAESLVRRARETIASVIGVDADEIVFTSGGTESNNLAIKGAAFRYAERGRHLVTTAIEHPSVFEAFRQLESFGYEVTYLPVDHKGIVRVGDVERALRDDTILVSVMHVNNEVGSVQPIAEIGRLLASRPKTLFHVDAVQSFGRLPIDPRGWGVDLMSFSAHKFRGPKGAGFLYKRGAVELMPLLSGGGQEMGLRSGTEHVAGVVAMAKAARLAAERQKQDAERMYALRRRLRNRLRELPGVTLNGPEDAPEAAPHIVHLSVPGVKAETIVHELEADGIYISTQSACSSRKDKPSRVLEAMGRGGVISMSGLRISLSAEHAEDDVDLLVERLSRALERVVRMKV; this is translated from the coding sequence ATGCGGGAGCTTTATTTCGATCACGCCGCCACGACGCCTCCGAGGGAGGAGGTCGTTGCCGTTTATGCCGAAGTGATGCGGTCCTACGTCGGCAATCCGTCGTCTTTGCACCGGCTGGGCGCCGAAGCGGAGTCACTCGTCCGTCGCGCCCGCGAAACGATCGCTTCCGTGATCGGCGTCGATGCGGACGAGATTGTGTTTACGTCCGGCGGTACGGAGAGCAACAACCTTGCGATCAAGGGCGCCGCCTTTCGCTACGCAGAGCGCGGACGCCACCTGGTGACGACGGCGATCGAGCATCCTTCCGTATTCGAGGCATTCCGGCAGCTGGAGTCGTTCGGATATGAAGTGACGTATCTGCCGGTCGACCACAAGGGTATCGTGCGCGTCGGCGACGTGGAGCGCGCCTTGCGCGATGATACGATTCTCGTCAGCGTCATGCACGTCAACAACGAGGTCGGCAGCGTGCAGCCGATCGCGGAAATCGGGCGTTTGCTCGCATCTAGACCGAAAACGCTGTTTCACGTCGACGCCGTTCAGAGTTTCGGCAGATTGCCGATTGATCCGCGCGGCTGGGGCGTCGATCTGATGAGTTTCTCCGCGCACAAATTTCGTGGCCCGAAAGGGGCCGGTTTTTTGTACAAACGCGGCGCCGTGGAGTTGATGCCGCTGTTGTCCGGCGGCGGCCAGGAGATGGGGTTGCGCTCCGGAACCGAACATGTCGCCGGCGTCGTCGCCATGGCGAAAGCAGCCCGTCTTGCTGCGGAGCGCCAAAAGCAGGACGCCGAGCGCATGTACGCGCTCCGCCGGCGTTTGCGGAACCGTCTGCGCGAGCTGCCCGGAGTGACGCTGAACGGCCCCGAGGACGCGCCGGAGGCGGCTCCGCACATCGTGCACCTGTCGGTGCCGGGCGTGAAGGCCGAGACGATCGTGCACGAGTTGGAAGCAGACGGGATTTACATTTCGACGCAGTCCGCCTGCTCTTCGCGGAAAGACAAGCCGAGCCGGGTTTTAGAAGCCATGGGCAGAGGTGGCGTGATTTCGATGTCGGGACTGCGCATCAGCCTGTCGGCCGAGCATGCCGAGGACGACGTCGATCTGCTTGTCGAGCGGCTGAGCCGCGCGTTGGAACGGGTTGTTCGTATGAAAGTCTGA
- a CDS encoding tRNA 4-thiouridine(8) synthase ThiI codes for MDVQDVLLRFGELTLKGRNRAWFEDQAVREVKRAIAAFPNAVVEKDYGRLYVRLNGEPYEGVREALGTVFGLVSFSPVIRVPLELDAILDAVLSAIDAKRPEPRTFKISVRRANKRFPYTTRELNPMLGSRVLERRPHLKVDLHRPDIEVSVEIRDTEAFVYSDTIPGLGGFPVGTNGKAVLLLSGGIDSPVAGWLAMRRGLAIEAVHFHSMPYTSDRARQKVIDLAAVLARYCGQMTLHLVSFTDIQLRLKSACPEHLLITMMRRSMFRIAQTIAGLRGARGIVTGESLGQVASQTLASLHVIGKVADLPVIRPLIATDKTDIVRLAEKIGTYSISIRPYEDCCTLFVPKSPSTNPNLRVVERFEHYWDWLSSLEREAAERVETLEVTPQGPLRDREAIESLF; via the coding sequence ATGGACGTTCAGGACGTGTTGTTGCGTTTCGGCGAATTGACATTAAAAGGACGAAACCGCGCCTGGTTTGAGGACCAGGCCGTTCGCGAGGTTAAACGGGCGATCGCCGCATTTCCGAACGCCGTGGTGGAAAAAGATTACGGCAGACTGTACGTCCGCCTGAACGGCGAACCTTACGAAGGCGTTCGGGAAGCGCTGGGGACCGTCTTCGGACTCGTATCGTTCAGTCCCGTCATTCGCGTTCCGCTTGAGCTCGACGCGATTTTGGATGCGGTACTGTCCGCAATCGACGCCAAACGTCCCGAACCGCGTACGTTCAAAATTTCGGTCCGTCGGGCGAACAAACGTTTTCCGTACACGACTCGCGAATTGAACCCGATGCTGGGCAGCCGCGTGCTGGAGCGCCGTCCGCATCTGAAAGTGGACCTGCATCGGCCGGACATCGAAGTGTCCGTTGAAATCCGCGATACGGAGGCGTTCGTCTATTCCGATACGATTCCCGGCCTCGGCGGCTTCCCGGTCGGGACGAACGGAAAGGCGGTTCTTTTATTGTCCGGCGGCATCGACAGCCCAGTCGCCGGATGGCTGGCCATGCGAAGAGGGCTGGCGATCGAGGCGGTCCATTTCCACAGCATGCCGTATACGAGCGACCGCGCCCGGCAAAAAGTGATCGATCTCGCGGCGGTATTGGCGCGTTATTGCGGTCAAATGACGCTGCATCTCGTTTCGTTTACGGACATCCAGCTCCGGCTGAAGTCGGCTTGCCCCGAACATTTGCTGATTACGATGATGCGCCGTTCGATGTTCCGCATCGCCCAGACGATCGCCGGCCTGCGGGGAGCGCGGGGCATCGTGACCGGAGAAAGTCTCGGACAGGTCGCCAGCCAAACACTCGCCAGTCTGCACGTCATCGGCAAAGTCGCCGACTTACCGGTGATTCGACCGCTGATCGCGACGGACAAGACCGACATCGTCCGGCTGGCCGAGAAAATCGGGACGTATTCCATTTCCATCCGGCCGTATGAGGACTGCTGCACACTTTTCGTGCCGAAATCGCCGAGCACCAATCCGAATTTGCGCGTGGTGGAGCGGTTCGAACATTACTGGGACTGGCTTTCTTCTCTCGAGCGGGAAGCCGCGGAACGCGTCGAAACGCTTGAAGTGACGCCGCAAGGCCCTCTGCGCGATCGGGAAGCGATCGAGTCCTTGTTTTGA